A genomic region of Capnocytophaga canimorsus contains the following coding sequences:
- a CDS encoding transposase translates to MRLKNAKKAPIKTINTNVMWNNLSDVKVEEHVNHSLSAMKFCGMQLEDNVTSYSVLSRFRPEITEKKAFDSLLSEINHQLEKHRIIIHQGVKVDASITQLMILDLIH, encoded by the coding sequence TTGAGGCTAAAAAACGCTAAAAAAGCCCCAATTAAAACCATTAATACGAATGTAATGTGGAACAACCTATCGGATGTCAAGGTAGAAGAGCATGTAAACCACAGCCTATCGGCAATGAAATTCTGCGGTATGCAGCTGGAGGATAATGTTACGAGCTACAGTGTTTTAAGCCGATTTCGCCCCGAGATTACCGAAAAGAAAGCCTTTGATTCTTTGCTTTCTGAAATCAATCATCAGTTAGAAAAACATAGGATCATCATTCATCAAGGCGTAAAGGTAGATGCCAGTATCACGCAGCTAATGATACTTGACCTTATCCATTAA
- a CDS encoding alpha-amylase family glycosyl hydrolase, with protein MKREKKVIYQVFTRLFGNTNTNNKPWGTKEENGVGKFSDFTDKALQEIKDLGATHIWFTGVPHHALVGDYRAIGVSDDSPEVVKGRAGSPYAVKDYYNVNPDLADNPENRLEEFKALIERTHKNGLKVIIDIVPNHVARKYESISKPNGIKGFGEEDNTSVQYDVNNNFYYNPSEAFEVPNYAEGYLPLGGESFTEKQKFHEFPAKWTGNGSRKSKPDFNDWYETVKLNFGIRPDGTKDFPELSDDFNDKDYKAHFSFWEGKNLPNTWIKFRDIALFWLDLGVDGFRFDMAEMVPVEFWSYLNSNIKMKNPDAFLLAEIYNPKAYRDYIRKGKMDYLYDKVQLYDTLRGIISHGRTTDAIAPIQKELSDISENMLHFLENHDEQRIASPEFAGYAEKAKPAMVVSSLISDAPIMIYFGQEVGEKGAERGGFGSPSRTSIFDYVGVPAHQRWVNNKQFDGGQLSENEKQLRDFYKRLLNLDVNGFYADIHEHNRKHTEFYNDKVYAFVRGDEENQWIIVVNFSDTDAFGFDLQIPQFVVGSWFLNDGAYTTTDVLYENQKTILHVTNGQGKMRVDVAPLQSLVFKL; from the coding sequence ATGAAACGAGAAAAAAAAGTAATCTATCAGGTATTTACGCGTCTTTTTGGCAATACCAATACAAACAACAAACCTTGGGGAACAAAAGAAGAAAATGGTGTGGGTAAATTTTCGGATTTTACCGACAAAGCTCTGCAAGAAATTAAGGATTTGGGAGCTACACACATCTGGTTTACAGGCGTTCCGCATCACGCTTTGGTGGGTGATTACAGGGCTATTGGCGTGTCTGACGACTCTCCCGAAGTGGTAAAAGGACGTGCTGGTTCGCCTTATGCCGTGAAAGATTACTACAACGTAAATCCCGATTTGGCAGACAATCCCGAAAATCGCTTGGAGGAATTCAAAGCCTTGATTGAACGCACCCACAAAAACGGACTCAAGGTAATCATCGATATTGTTCCCAATCACGTGGCTCGTAAGTACGAAAGTATCTCAAAACCAAACGGAATCAAAGGTTTTGGGGAAGAAGACAACACTTCTGTACAATACGATGTGAACAATAACTTTTACTACAACCCTAGTGAAGCCTTTGAAGTACCTAATTATGCCGAAGGTTATTTGCCTTTGGGTGGCGAATCTTTCACTGAAAAGCAAAAATTTCACGAATTTCCTGCGAAATGGACAGGCAATGGCTCACGCAAATCCAAACCTGACTTCAATGATTGGTACGAAACCGTAAAACTTAATTTTGGTATCCGTCCCGATGGCACAAAAGATTTTCCCGAACTTTCGGACGATTTCAACGACAAGGATTACAAAGCACATTTTTCTTTTTGGGAAGGAAAAAATCTGCCCAATACGTGGATAAAATTCAGAGATATTGCACTTTTTTGGCTTGATTTAGGAGTAGATGGCTTCCGTTTTGATATGGCAGAGATGGTTCCCGTAGAATTTTGGAGTTATCTGAATTCCAACATCAAAATGAAAAATCCTGATGCTTTTTTGTTGGCAGAAATCTACAACCCAAAAGCCTACCGCGATTATATCCGTAAAGGAAAAATGGACTATTTATACGATAAAGTACAATTGTACGACACACTTCGAGGGATTATCTCACACGGACGCACCACCGATGCTATTGCTCCCATACAGAAGGAGTTATCGGATATTTCAGAAAATATGCTTCACTTTTTAGAAAATCACGACGAGCAGCGTATCGCCTCGCCTGAATTTGCTGGATATGCTGAAAAAGCAAAACCCGCCATGGTGGTTTCCTCTCTCATTAGTGATGCACCTATAATGATATATTTTGGACAAGAAGTGGGCGAAAAAGGAGCAGAACGAGGCGGTTTTGGTAGTCCGTCACGTACTTCCATTTTCGATTATGTGGGCGTTCCCGCACACCAACGTTGGGTAAATAATAAGCAATTTGACGGAGGACAACTTTCTGAAAATGAGAAACAACTTCGTGATTTCTACAAACGTTTGCTTAATTTGGACGTAAACGGATTTTATGCTGACATACACGAACATAACCGAAAACATACCGAATTCTACAATGATAAAGTGTATGCTTTTGTACGAGGTGATGAAGAAAACCAGTGGATTATTGTTGTGAATTTTAGTGATACGGACGCATTTGGATTTGATTTGCAAATTCCTCAGTTTGTGGTTGGAAGTTGGTTTTTAAACGACGGGGCGTACACCACAACCGATGTCCTTTACGAAAACCAAAAAACAATCCTACACGTCACCAACGGACAAGGAAAAATGCGTGTGGATGTTGCTCCATTACAATCACTCGTGTTTAAGTTGTAA
- a CDS encoding glycoside hydrolase family 97 protein codes for MKKISIILCCLLGWQSQAQNTQISPDGNVKVTFELNPSGKPFYKIWYKNQEVIKQSYMGLELKNTTDLIADFKVIKEEKSTFDETWQPVWGEESHIRNHYNELLVSLHQKTSDRFMNIRFRVYNDGVGFRYEFPEQKHLTYFTVVEEWTEFAMTGDHTAWWIVGDYDTQEYDYTESKLSQIRLLNQGAINHNASQTPFSRTGVQTSLMMKTDSGLYINLHEAALVDYSCMHLNLNDSNFVFQSHLTPDATGDKAHLQAPCHTPWRTIMVSDDARNILASRLILNLNDPCAYEDTSWIKPVKYIGVWWEMISGKSSWAYTDELPSIQLDKVDYTKLKTNGKHAANNQNVRKYIDFAAQHGFDQVLVEGWNVGWEDWFGHKKDYVFDFVTPYPDFDLKALNEYAHSKGVKLMMHHETSSSVRNYERHMHKAYQLMNDYGYNAVKSGYVGDIVPRGEHHYGQWLVNHYLYAVTEAAKYKIMVNAHEAVRPTGLCRTYPNLIGNESARGTEFESFGGNKPFHTTVLPFTRLQGGPMDYTPGIFETQIWNVNPDNGSYARSTLAKQLALYLTMYSPLQMAADLPENYSKYLDAFQFIKDVPVDWQKSIYLEAEPGRYITVARKDKHSNDWYIGCTANENGHTSKLKLNFLDKNKKYEATIYADAKNAHYKNNPKAYTITKRKVDANTTLTLVAKEGGGYAVSIKEIKK; via the coding sequence ATGAAAAAAATATCTATTATCCTTTGTTGCCTTTTGGGGTGGCAATCTCAAGCACAAAACACACAAATTTCGCCTGATGGTAATGTAAAAGTTACCTTTGAGCTAAATCCGTCAGGAAAACCTTTTTATAAGATTTGGTACAAGAATCAGGAAGTAATCAAGCAAAGTTATATGGGCTTGGAGCTTAAAAATACTACTGATTTAATTGCTGATTTTAAGGTTATTAAGGAAGAAAAATCTACTTTTGATGAAACGTGGCAACCTGTTTGGGGCGAAGAAAGCCATATTCGTAATCATTATAACGAGCTTTTGGTGTCGCTTCATCAAAAGACTTCAGATCGTTTTATGAATATTCGTTTTCGAGTGTATAATGATGGTGTAGGTTTCCGTTATGAGTTTCCTGAGCAGAAGCATCTGACCTATTTTACGGTGGTAGAGGAATGGACGGAGTTTGCAATGACGGGCGACCACACAGCGTGGTGGATAGTAGGCGATTACGATACCCAAGAGTACGACTATACCGAGTCAAAACTCTCTCAGATACGCCTATTAAATCAAGGAGCCATCAATCATAACGCCTCACAAACACCGTTTTCACGCACAGGAGTGCAAACTTCTCTAATGATGAAAACTGATAGCGGACTTTATATCAATCTACACGAAGCAGCTTTGGTAGATTACTCGTGTATGCACTTGAACCTCAATGATTCTAATTTCGTGTTCCAATCGCATTTGACTCCCGATGCTACGGGCGATAAAGCGCATCTACAAGCTCCTTGCCACACCCCTTGGCGTACCATTATGGTTAGTGATGATGCTCGTAATATTTTGGCTTCACGACTGATTTTGAATCTAAATGACCCTTGTGCGTACGAAGACACTTCGTGGATAAAACCTGTGAAATACATCGGTGTTTGGTGGGAAATGATTTCAGGAAAATCTTCGTGGGCATACACCGATGAGTTACCTTCTATTCAACTTGATAAAGTAGATTATACAAAATTAAAGACTAACGGAAAACACGCCGCAAATAACCAAAACGTACGTAAGTACATCGACTTTGCAGCACAACACGGCTTCGACCAAGTGTTAGTAGAAGGTTGGAATGTAGGTTGGGAAGATTGGTTTGGACATAAAAAGGATTACGTGTTTGATTTTGTAACTCCTTATCCTGATTTTGACCTCAAAGCCTTGAACGAATATGCCCATTCCAAAGGAGTAAAACTGATGATGCATCACGAAACCTCTTCTTCTGTAAGAAATTACGAACGACATATGCATAAAGCGTATCAGCTTATGAATGACTACGGTTATAATGCTGTAAAGAGTGGCTATGTAGGTGATATTGTGCCACGAGGCGAACATCATTATGGGCAATGGCTTGTAAATCATTATTTGTATGCCGTAACCGAGGCAGCTAAATACAAAATTATGGTTAATGCACACGAGGCAGTACGTCCTACGGGGCTTTGTCGTACTTATCCGAACCTTATCGGAAATGAGTCGGCTCGTGGAACCGAATTTGAATCTTTCGGAGGAAATAAACCCTTCCATACCACCGTACTTCCGTTTACACGTTTGCAAGGCGGACCAATGGATTACACTCCAGGAATTTTTGAAACCCAAATTTGGAACGTAAATCCTGACAACGGAAGCTATGCACGTAGTACCTTGGCAAAGCAATTGGCTCTATACCTCACAATGTATAGTCCGTTACAAATGGCAGCTGATTTGCCTGAAAATTACAGTAAATATTTAGATGCCTTTCAATTTATTAAAGACGTTCCTGTAGATTGGCAAAAAAGTATCTATTTAGAGGCAGAACCTGGCAGATATATTACCGTGGCTCGTAAAGATAAGCATAGTAACGATTGGTATATCGGTTGCACAGCCAATGAAAACGGACATACATCGAAACTAAAACTCAATTTCTTAGATAAAAACAAGAAATATGAAGCCACCATCTATGCCGATGCCAAAAACGCACACTATAAAAACAATCCTAAAGCGTACACTATTACCAAAAGAAAAGTAGATGCCAACACCACCCTTACCCTCGTAGCTAAAGAAGGCGGTGGGTATGCTGTGAGTATCAAGGAAATCAAGAAGTAA
- a CDS encoding four helix bundle protein: MRKDNIIQEKTFAFAVRIVNVYRYIVSEYNERVLSKQLLRCGTSIGANVEEAIGAQSDKDFLSKISIAYKETRETIYWLRLLEATDFLTEEQSISLLNDAKEIAKIIGKIQITIKNKLKT, from the coding sequence ATGAGGAAAGACAATATCATTCAAGAGAAAACATTTGCTTTTGCAGTTCGGATTGTGAATGTATATCGTTATATAGTTTCAGAGTATAACGAACGGGTTTTGTCGAAGCAGTTGCTGAGGTGTGGCACATCAATTGGGGCAAATGTTGAAGAAGCTATTGGAGCACAATCGGATAAAGATTTTTTATCAAAGATAAGTATTGCTTATAAAGAAACTCGAGAAACGATATATTGGCTACGATTATTAGAAGCAACCGATTTTCTCACAGAAGAACAAAGTATCAGTTTGCTAAACGACGCCAAAGAAATAGCTAAAATCATTGGGAAAATACAAATAACAATTAAAAATAAACTAAAAACATAA
- a CDS encoding alpha-amylase: protein MKKNILTMVFVSLLLFQCGKKDNNDAPTPPQEVTPLNLSAMDNGNRVMMQTFYWDVEPRGDWWNLTATKLTDWKANGVNRIWLPPATKGQSGGYSMGYDPSDYFDFGEYNQHGTVETRFGSRAELENLIKKAHDNGLEVIADMVLGHNSGGGLEHNITRGKDTYTMFNEQHGNASGKFNRSHLDFHPNDYHCCDEAADFFSEQDLCHHKEYVQNWLWKSDESVAKYYKNTMKFDGWRFDYVKSFGAWVVKDWMASVGGFAVGEYWDGDAQKLKNWVDESGGVPAFDFACFYKLEQALDKNDMRHLMGNQMLRTIYPDKAVTFVANHDTEKDKNLDNIISKERKLLAYAYMLTHSGYPTIFISDYENDEFKAKIQNLLLIHRSLAVGEEKFYLASDTEFIDFRLGDENSPGLMLFLNSGNAPATRTIPTHWKNKTLIDYTQQSATRPVTDANGKVTITVGANSYGVWSISK, encoded by the coding sequence ATGAAAAAAAATATTTTAACAATGGTTTTCGTTAGTCTGCTACTGTTTCAATGCGGTAAAAAGGATAATAACGATGCTCCCACACCGCCACAGGAGGTTACTCCGCTGAATCTCTCGGCAATGGATAACGGCAATCGGGTAATGATGCAGACTTTTTATTGGGATGTAGAACCTCGTGGCGATTGGTGGAATTTGACAGCTACCAAACTCACCGATTGGAAAGCTAATGGCGTAAACCGAATTTGGTTGCCACCTGCCACCAAGGGGCAATCAGGAGGGTATTCAATGGGGTATGACCCGTCGGATTACTTTGATTTTGGCGAATATAACCAACACGGCACCGTAGAGACCCGTTTTGGCTCGCGTGCCGAATTGGAAAATCTAATAAAAAAAGCCCACGACAACGGCTTAGAGGTTATTGCCGATATGGTATTGGGGCATAATTCGGGGGGCGGATTAGAACATAACATCACGCGTGGGAAAGACACTTACACGATGTTCAACGAGCAACACGGCAATGCTTCGGGAAAATTCAACCGCAGTCATTTGGACTTCCATCCGAATGATTACCATTGTTGTGATGAAGCTGCTGATTTCTTTTCAGAACAAGACCTCTGCCATCATAAGGAATATGTACAGAATTGGCTTTGGAAATCGGATGAGTCTGTAGCCAAATATTACAAAAACACAATGAAATTTGACGGATGGCGTTTCGATTATGTCAAAAGTTTTGGCGCTTGGGTAGTGAAAGATTGGATGGCTTCGGTAGGGGGCTTTGCCGTAGGAGAATATTGGGACGGCGACGCTCAAAAGCTCAAAAATTGGGTAGATGAAAGCGGAGGAGTTCCGGCTTTTGACTTTGCGTGTTTCTATAAATTGGAACAGGCTTTGGACAAAAATGATATGCGACACTTAATGGGCAACCAAATGCTTCGAACCATCTATCCTGATAAGGCGGTTACTTTCGTTGCTAATCACGATACCGAGAAAGACAAAAATCTTGATAATATAATCAGTAAAGAACGAAAACTCTTGGCGTATGCCTATATGCTCACCCATAGCGGCTATCCAACTATTTTTATTTCGGATTACGAAAATGATGAATTCAAAGCCAAAATACAGAATCTGTTACTCATTCACCGTAGTTTGGCCGTAGGCGAGGAGAAATTCTATTTGGCTTCCGATACCGAATTTATTGATTTCCGTTTAGGCGATGAAAACAGCCCTGGATTGATGCTTTTCCTCAACAGTGGAAATGCCCCTGCTACGCGTACCATTCCTACACATTGGAAAAACAAAACTTTGATAGATTATACCCAACAGAGTGCCACACGTCCTGTCACCGATGCTAACGGAAAGGTAACCATCACGGTGGGAGCAAATAGCTATGGGGTTTGGTCAATTTCAAAATAA
- a CDS encoding DUF6261 family protein has product MISKHNLSRVRLMEFAQVMANVKNFLEKEDLANLELTAIKTDFDRDFNAFEASLKPVRKSEYTQRITELDNQRDILLMGYIGHCKLFVNFPVKEKAEAAKKLVLINEKYGKSPQKQSFREETAIIRNLLDDLAATQVKAMVTLIGAEQWIEQLAQVNEAFASIHTDRTQEQGAVEVGKTQTTRAQMQTTFTKLITLINGLTIVKGIQAYQNLVNSINEEIKKVTQ; this is encoded by the coding sequence ATGATTTCGAAGCATAATTTATCAAGAGTTCGCCTGATGGAATTTGCCCAAGTGATGGCGAATGTAAAAAACTTTTTAGAGAAAGAAGATCTTGCTAATTTGGAACTTACGGCTATTAAAACGGATTTTGACCGAGATTTTAATGCCTTTGAAGCCTCGTTAAAGCCCGTGCGAAAGAGCGAGTACACGCAACGAATCACCGAATTGGACAATCAGCGCGATATACTACTGATGGGCTACATTGGGCATTGTAAGTTATTTGTGAATTTTCCGGTGAAAGAGAAGGCTGAAGCTGCTAAAAAATTGGTACTAATCAACGAAAAATATGGTAAATCACCACAGAAGCAATCCTTCCGTGAAGAAACGGCTATCATTCGTAATCTGCTCGATGATTTAGCCGCTACTCAAGTAAAAGCTATGGTAACGCTCATCGGAGCCGAGCAATGGATTGAGCAACTTGCACAAGTTAATGAAGCCTTTGCTTCAATTCACACCGACCGCACCCAAGAGCAAGGAGCCGTTGAGGTGGGCAAAACCCAAACCACTCGTGCCCAAATGCAAACAACATTTACCAAACTTATTACTCTAATCAATGGTTTGACCATCGTAAAAGGAATACAAGCATATCAAAATTTGGTAAATTCTATCAATGAAGAGATAAAAAAAGTAACTCAATAG
- a CDS encoding SusE domain-containing protein, with protein MKNIFKAGTLFGLLFVATSCEKDEEKAVLNAEAKIEMSLSANTLALDKEKGSETALSVSWETQQLNLNLGHSYSILLESNGKSKEVSVTKSPYSFSHVELNKILLANLELAAGTEAEVKVTLKDAVSNTYSIPTQAKTIKITPYADLIEPTEWGIVGHATPNGWDGPDLPFWKNPTNSNERIAYVALKDGEIKFRKNNAWAENYGDDGKNGSLENGGANIPVTAGIYKIVWNINENTYTIEKYTWGIIGHGAKGWGDNDDIPLEYDGTTNTWKKTVTLVNGEIKFRLNNAWDTNYGDDKADGVLEAGGANIPVTAGTYTITVDFSVTPPTYSIK; from the coding sequence ATGAAAAATATATTCAAAGCAGGGACATTATTCGGGCTGCTATTTGTCGCCACATCGTGTGAGAAAGATGAAGAGAAAGCGGTGCTTAATGCCGAAGCTAAAATAGAAATGAGTTTGTCTGCCAATACGTTGGCTTTGGACAAAGAGAAAGGAAGTGAAACAGCGCTTAGCGTTTCGTGGGAAACGCAACAGCTGAACCTAAATTTGGGGCATTCGTACAGCATTTTGTTGGAAAGCAACGGAAAAAGCAAAGAGGTATCCGTAACCAAATCGCCATATAGTTTTTCTCACGTTGAACTTAACAAAATTTTACTTGCCAACTTAGAGCTTGCCGCAGGAACAGAGGCAGAAGTAAAAGTAACGCTTAAAGATGCCGTTAGTAATACGTATAGTATTCCTACCCAAGCAAAAACCATTAAAATAACACCTTATGCTGACCTTATCGAGCCCACCGAATGGGGTATTGTAGGACACGCAACACCTAATGGGTGGGATGGTCCCGATCTTCCATTTTGGAAAAACCCCACCAATAGCAATGAAAGGATAGCTTATGTGGCTTTGAAAGACGGCGAAATCAAATTTCGTAAAAACAATGCTTGGGCAGAAAATTATGGTGATGACGGGAAAAATGGAAGCCTTGAAAACGGAGGGGCTAACATTCCTGTTACGGCAGGGATATACAAAATCGTTTGGAACATTAACGAAAACACCTACACCATTGAGAAATATACGTGGGGAATTATTGGACACGGAGCCAAAGGATGGGGAGATAACGATGATATTCCATTAGAATATGACGGAACTACCAATACTTGGAAGAAAACAGTTACCCTTGTCAATGGCGAAATAAAATTTCGCTTGAATAATGCTTGGGATACTAACTACGGAGATGATAAAGCTGATGGCGTATTAGAAGCCGGAGGGGCTAACATTCCCGTTACCGCAGGAACATATACCATTACGGTCGATTTCTCAGTAACACCGCCTACATATTCCATCAAATAG
- a CDS encoding RagB/SusD family nutrient uptake outer membrane protein gives MKRYTTYKIFGLALALSLTSCMKDLDQSPIDPDSFTDKEVFANPSQAKSALAKVYASYALTGQQGPAGQGDVAGIDEGFSQFTRLYFQAQELTTETAVIGWADQTIKDFHHLSWSSSDVFLNGLYNRLGQQISFANSFITNAEALSSDAQVRTFIAEARFLRAYSYYCLMDLFANVPLATKVQATLPTQSNRQEIFQFVESELKAIEGELKATKSNEYGRVDAAAAQALLSRLYLNAQMWVGTERYADCVAYAEKVINSGYALHNDYRQLFMADNDTNGAQNEFIFVLSYDGIQSNTWGGTTFLVNASIGGSMNRDNYGTTENWAGLRTTKELVAKFETKTTNANGEPTAWNDQRAMFYTDGQSYEISDISKFTEGYALPKFTNRTSTGGKGKDPSGKHPDTDLPIIRLAEIYLNYAEAVVRGGGGSKATAVGYVNQLRTRAGATPITEAELTADFILDERARELYWEGLRRTDLIRYGKFTTADYLWTFKGGAITGVGTGEHRNIFPIPASVLLANPNLKQNTGY, from the coding sequence ATGAAAAGATATACCACATATAAGATATTCGGATTAGCTTTAGCCTTGTCGCTAACGAGCTGTATGAAAGACCTTGATCAGTCGCCTATTGACCCCGATAGCTTTACCGATAAAGAAGTGTTCGCCAATCCATCACAAGCCAAAAGTGCTTTGGCTAAGGTCTATGCTTCCTATGCCTTAACCGGACAACAAGGACCCGCAGGGCAAGGTGATGTAGCCGGAATAGATGAAGGATTTTCACAATTCACGCGGCTATACTTCCAAGCACAAGAGCTTACTACAGAAACCGCTGTAATAGGGTGGGCTGACCAAACCATTAAGGATTTTCATCATCTAAGTTGGTCAAGTTCCGATGTATTTCTTAACGGATTGTACAACCGCTTGGGGCAACAAATTTCCTTTGCCAATTCATTTATCACCAATGCAGAAGCGTTAAGCTCCGATGCTCAGGTGAGAACATTCATTGCTGAGGCTCGTTTCTTACGTGCCTATTCGTACTATTGCTTGATGGATTTGTTTGCCAATGTGCCATTAGCTACCAAAGTACAAGCTACTTTACCTACGCAAAGCAACCGTCAGGAAATATTCCAATTTGTAGAAAGCGAATTGAAAGCCATTGAGGGCGAATTGAAAGCTACCAAATCCAACGAGTACGGTCGTGTAGATGCTGCCGCTGCACAAGCGCTACTGAGCCGTTTGTATCTGAATGCACAAATGTGGGTAGGCACCGAGCGTTATGCTGATTGTGTTGCGTATGCCGAAAAAGTAATCAACTCAGGATATGCCTTGCATAATGATTACAGACAATTGTTTATGGCAGATAACGATACCAACGGAGCTCAAAACGAATTTATTTTCGTGTTGAGTTATGACGGAATTCAATCCAATACGTGGGGAGGTACTACTTTCTTAGTGAATGCATCTATAGGTGGGTCAATGAATCGTGATAATTACGGAACTACCGAGAATTGGGCGGGACTTAGAACCACTAAGGAATTGGTTGCCAAGTTTGAGACCAAAACCACCAATGCCAACGGAGAGCCAACAGCTTGGAACGACCAACGAGCAATGTTTTATACCGATGGACAGTCCTACGAAATCAGCGATATTAGTAAATTCACCGAAGGCTACGCACTGCCTAAGTTTACCAATCGTACTTCAACAGGAGGCAAAGGAAAAGACCCGTCAGGGAAACACCCTGATACGGATTTGCCTATCATTCGTTTGGCAGAGATTTATTTGAACTATGCTGAGGCTGTAGTACGTGGCGGAGGTGGAAGCAAAGCAACTGCGGTAGGCTATGTAAATCAACTACGCACACGTGCAGGAGCAACCCCTATTACCGAAGCAGAACTTACCGCCGATTTTATCTTAGATGAACGTGCTCGTGAGTTGTATTGGGAAGGATTGCGTCGTACCGATTTGATTCGCTACGGAAAATTCACCACAGCCGACTATCTATGGACATTCAAAGGAGGTGCCATCACAGGGGTAGGTACAGGTGAGCACAGAAATATCTTCCCCATACCGGCAAGTGTACTATTGGCAAATCCGAACTTAAAACAAAATACGGGATATTAA